One Lottiidibacillus patelloidae DNA window includes the following coding sequences:
- a CDS encoding PIG-L deacetylase family protein, which produces MDKTIFFSYAHPDDEAFTVGGLLAQYADDPKVKTVVYSATLGDAGKCGYPPVCEKSELAKVRKQELKVACAYLGVDYLHTGTYSDGKLDSLKEGELLQAVTKLLSQYKPEVVVTFPPDGISGHPDHIAISKATLQAAKELPFIKRFYFVALPSIHETIDVKISIKPTHLEKVKNALQAHKTQHLSVERVFPTIYDDNFNKFDNNEYFISVFENVAKETDELL; this is translated from the coding sequence ATGGACAAAACAATCTTCTTCTCTTATGCCCACCCAGATGATGAAGCATTTACTGTCGGAGGATTATTAGCACAGTATGCTGACGACCCTAAAGTAAAAACTGTCGTTTATTCTGCAACATTAGGAGATGCTGGTAAATGTGGCTATCCCCCAGTTTGTGAAAAGAGTGAATTGGCTAAAGTGCGTAAACAAGAGTTAAAAGTTGCCTGTGCATATTTAGGTGTTGATTATTTACATACAGGCACTTACTCTGATGGTAAACTAGACTCTTTAAAAGAAGGCGAACTCCTTCAAGCAGTTACTAAATTGCTTTCTCAGTATAAGCCTGAAGTAGTAGTTACATTTCCACCCGATGGAATATCAGGGCACCCTGACCATATAGCTATATCCAAAGCTACTTTACAAGCTGCTAAAGAATTGCCGTTTATTAAAAGGTTTTATTTTGTTGCACTACCATCCATCCATGAAACTATTGATGTGAAAATTTCAATAAAACCAACTCACCTTGAAAAAGTGAAAAATGCTCTACAAGCTCATAAAACGCAACACTTATCCGTCGAAAGAGTATTCCCTACGATTTACGATGACAACTTTAACAAATTTGATAACAATGAATATTTCATATCTGTGTTTGAAAACGTTGCAAAGGAAACAGACGAATTATTATAA
- a CDS encoding D-alanine--D-alanine ligase, with product MKIAVLYGGVSAEREVSLSSGKGIIKALEANGHDVIGIDFHPNKLDELLSLQVDIVFIGLHGKYGEDGKIQALLDMLNIPYVGSGVLGSALAMDKAKSKAYFEKQGIRIAKSITVRKNAFNKEFNHNLSYPLVVKPNSEGSTIGLSIVKDKKDFYDAMMYALKHDEVVMVEEFVEGKEVTVAVLGKKDEEKALPVVEIIPKNEIYDYESKYAPGGSEHIVPANVDEKTTRLLQNNAVKAHQVLDCNVYSRVDFIVPTDGSEPVILEVNTLPGMTPTSLFPDAARAIGLSYEAMIEELVKLSLN from the coding sequence ATGAAAATTGCAGTTTTATACGGAGGAGTTTCAGCTGAAAGAGAAGTATCACTATCTTCAGGTAAAGGAATAATAAAAGCTCTAGAGGCAAATGGCCATGACGTTATTGGCATAGACTTTCACCCAAATAAATTAGATGAACTATTGTCACTACAAGTAGATATTGTATTTATTGGATTGCACGGTAAATATGGTGAGGACGGTAAAATCCAAGCATTATTAGATATGTTAAATATTCCATATGTTGGCTCTGGAGTATTAGGGTCAGCATTAGCGATGGATAAAGCCAAATCAAAAGCATACTTTGAGAAACAAGGAATTCGTATTGCAAAAAGTATAACTGTTAGAAAAAATGCATTTAATAAAGAATTCAACCACAATTTATCATATCCACTAGTTGTTAAACCTAATAGTGAAGGATCTACGATCGGGTTATCAATTGTAAAAGACAAAAAAGACTTTTATGATGCGATGATGTATGCTTTAAAACATGATGAAGTCGTAATGGTTGAAGAATTTGTAGAAGGTAAAGAAGTAACAGTAGCAGTTCTTGGTAAAAAAGATGAAGAAAAAGCACTACCTGTAGTTGAAATTATTCCTAAAAATGAAATTTATGATTATGAATCTAAATATGCACCTGGTGGAAGCGAACATATAGTTCCTGCCAATGTAGATGAGAAAACGACAAGATTATTACAAAACAATGCAGTTAAAGCTCACCAAGTGCTTGATTGTAACGTATATTCTCGAGTTGATTTTATTGTGCCAACTGATGGGTCTGAACCTGTAATTCTTGAAGTTAATACACTGCCAGGAATGACTCCTACTAGTCTTTTCCCTGACGCTGCAAGAGCAATAGGATTAAGCTACGAAGCGATGATTGAAGAACTTGTCAAATTGTCTTTGAACTAG